A region of the Candidatus Auribacterota bacterium genome:
TCCCTGAAGACAATCCCTTTCTTGGGGAAATCGGGGACGCTGCGAATCGCATTTTTCAAATCCTGAATAGTTACCGCCATTGAAATAATCCTCCCGTGCGGACGCACGACGGCATGACGCCCCCGCTAGAAATCATAAAAGCCGCTCTTCTGATCGCCGAGCAGGGCCTTCAGCTTGCGCAATCCCGTCTCCTGTATCTGCCTCACCCGTTCCCGCGTGACGCCGTATTTTTTGCCGATCTCGGTGAGTGTCCTGGGGTTGCTGTCACGGAGCCCGAACCGCATCTTGAGGATACCCGCCTCTCTCGCGGACAACTGACCGAGCAACTCCGCGATGTTTTTGCGCGTCACCTCATCGGAAATGATCTTCGATGGCGGAATGGAATCCACGTCCTCAATCACATTGATCAGCTCGCTGATCCCCTCGCCGTCGATCGGCGCGTAGAGCGATATCGGTTTTTTGTCCATCTCGAGCAATTCCCTCACCTTGGCCACGGGCATCCCAAGCGCCTTCGCGATCTCCTCCGGCCGCGCGGGCCTGCCGCGTTTCTGCGTGAGCTCTTTTTCCTTCCTGTAAACCTTCTGTATCTTCTCCATCATGTAGACCGGGATGCGGATCATCTTCCCCTGGTTCGCGAGCGCGCGCAGCATAAACTGCCTGATCCACCATGCCGCGTACGTGCTCAGCTTGTTCCCCCTGCCCACATCGAATTTCTCCACGGCCCTCATCAGTCCCATGTTCCCCTCCTCGATGAGGTCCAGCAGCGAGAGCCCCAGATAACCGTACCGCTTCGCGATCTTCACCACAAGCCTGAGGTTGGCCTTAATCAACTTCTGCCGCGCCTGCTCGTCGCCGGCGGCAGCCTTCTTCGCGAGCCCGACCTCCTCCTCCCGGGTGAGCAGCGGTATCTCACCTATGTCCCTGAGATACAGCTGAATGGTGTCTTTCCCCGCCCCCATGCTCCCTGCCCCCTGTCCGGGCGGCGCTTCTCCCCGGCGAACCGCGCACAGCGCACTACTTCGAGCGCTTCTTCCCCGCACCGCGCGCACTGCCCCGCGCCCGCTTCCCCTTCATCTCCTCGAGAACGGCCTGGGCCGCCGCGAGCCTCGCGATCGGCACACGGAAGGGCGAGCAGCTCACATAATCAAGTCCGATCCGATGGCAGAATTTCACCGATTCCGGCTCGCCGCCGTGTTCGCCGCAGATGCCCACCTTCAGATCATGCCGTGTCCGCCTCCCCCGCTCCACGCCGAGCCACATGAGGTATCCCACGCCATCCTGGTCAATGGATTGGAACGGATCGCCGGGAAGAATCTTCTCCGCGATATATCTGACGAGGAATGGACCCGCGTCGTCACGGGACATCCCGAAGGTGGTCTGGGTGAGGTCGTTGGTCCCGTAGCTGAAGAATTCCGCCACCGCCGCAATCTTATCGGCGGTGATCGCCGCCCGCGGGAGTTCGATCATCGTCCCCACGGCATAGCTGACTCTCTTCTTCTGTTCATCAAACACCTGCCTGGCCACTCTGTCCACCACCGCCTTCTGCGACTCCAACTCGCTGACCATGCCCACGAGGGGAATCATGATCTCGGGCTTCACCGCAATCCCTTCTCTCGCCACCTCGCATGCCGCCTCAAGGATAGCCCGCGCCTGCATCTCGGTGATCTCCGGATAGGCGATCCCCAGGCGGCACCCCCTGAGGCCGAGCATCGGATTGGCTTCCCGCAGGCCGGCGATCTTCTGGCGCAACCGCTCCTCCGATATCCCCATCTTCCCGGCGAGGTCCCTGATCCCCGCATCCTCATGCGGGAGGAACTCGTGGAGCGGGGGGTCGAGCGTTCGGATCGTGGCCGGCCTCCCTTTGAGCGCGCGGAATATCCCCTTAAAATCTTCCTTCTGCATCGGGAGGAGCTGCGCAAGCGCGCGGCGGCGGCCCCCCTCGTCCTCGGCGAGAATCATCTCGCGCATGGCGTCAATACGGTCACCCTCAAAGAACATGTGCTCGGTGCGGCACAGCCCGATCCCCTCGGCGCCGAACGCGATTGCGTTCTGCACCTGTTCAGGCAGATCGGCGTTGGTGCGAATCCCCAGCCGCCGGATCTCATCAGCCCAGGACATCACCCGGGCGTAGTACCGGTAATCGCTGGATTCACTCGGTTTCATGGTCCGGTACAGCACCACGCGCAACACCTCCGAGGGGAAGGTCTTCGCTGTGCCGGAGATGACCTCTCCCGTTGAGCCATCGATAGAGACCGCGTCGCCCTCCCTGACCACCACGCCCCCCGCGCGCATCTGGCGGGCTTTGTAATCAATCTCCAGGGCGCCGCACCCGACCACGCAAACCTTCCCCATCTGCCTCGCGACGAGCGCCGCGTGAGAAGTCATTCCCCCACGGGCGGTCAGCACACCCTCGGCGGCCGTCATGCCGCGGATGTCCTCAGGAGAGGTTTCGATGCGCACGAGAATCACCTTGTCTCCGCGGGCCGCCCACTCCTCGGCATCCGCCGCATTGAATACCACCCTGCCGGACGCCGCGCCCGGGCCCGCATTGAGCCCCCTTGCGAGCAGCCGCCCCGCGGCGATCGCCTTTTTCTTCTCCTGCATATCAAAGACCGGCCGGAGGAACTGATTGAGCTGCATCGGGTCAATGCGCAGCAGCGCCTCCTCCCTGGTGATCAGCCCCTCCTCAACCATATCCACCGCGATGCGGATTGCAGCGAATCCAGTCCTCTTCCCCGAGCGGGTCTGGAGGAGCCAGAGCGTGCCCTTCTGAATGGTGAACTCCAGATCCTGCATGTCGCGGTAGTGCCGCTCTATCTTCTTGTACACCCCCTCGAGCTCGCGGTACACGCGCGGCAACTCCGCCTTAAGCTGCGCGATCGGTTTCGGCGTCCGAATGCCGGCGACCACATCCTCCCCCTGGGCATTGAGCAGGTACTCCCCGTAGAAACGCTTCTCGCCGGTCGCGGCGTCGCGCGTGAATGCCACGCCCGTCCCGCTATCGGTCCCCATGTTGCCGAACACCATCGCCTGGACGTTCACCGCCGTTCCCCAGTGATCGGGGATCTTGTTGATCTGCCGGTAGGCGATCGCGCGCGGGTTCTCCCACGAGCGGAATACCGCGCCGATCGCGGCCCACAACTGTGCGTGAGGATCCTCCGGGAAGCGGCTGCCCGTTCTCTCTTTGATCGCCGTCCTGAATTCCGCCACGAGCTCTTTCAGGTCGTCCAGCGAGAGCTCGGTATCATACCGTATTTTCCTGTGTTCCTTTTTCTTCTCGATGATCTCCTCGAACGGGTCCACGTCGTCTTTGCGCTGCGGCTTCAAGCCCAGCACCACGTCGCCGAACATCTGTACAAAGCGCCGGTAGCAATCGTACGCGAAGCGCTCGTTCCCCGTCTGGCGGGCGAGGCCCTGCACCGTATCGTCGTTGAGCCCCAGATTGAGCACCGTGTCCATCATCCCCGGCATCGACGCCCGCGCCCCGGAGCGCACGGAGAGCAGGAGGGGGTTCTCACTGTCGCCGAAACGCGCCCCCATCGCCTTCTCCACGCGCGCGAGCGCCCGGTCGACCTGGCGCTCAACGCCCGACGGGTATTTCCGCCTGTGCGCATCGTAGTAGGCGCAGACCTCGGTCGTGATGGTGAATCCCGCGGGCACGGGGATCTTTAGATTGGTCATCTCCGCGAGGTTAGCCCCCTTGCCGCCGAGGAGCTCCTTCATCTGCGCATTCCCTTCGGCCTTGCCCGAGCCAAAGTAAAATACATACTTACGCATCCAATTGCCTCCGTTCAGTGTGGTCGGGGAACACGTTGCAATCCCCAACAATACACAAAAAATATTGCTCAGGCAAGCGAAAACAGAGCGGGAGCGTAATGGGACAGTTATGGGGTTTTAGCCCAACTTTCGCTATTCG
Encoded here:
- a CDS encoding sigma-70 family RNA polymerase sigma factor, which codes for MGAGKDTIQLYLRDIGEIPLLTREEEVGLAKKAAAGDEQARQKLIKANLRLVVKIAKRYGYLGLSLLDLIEEGNMGLMRAVEKFDVGRGNKLSTYAAWWIRQFMLRALANQGKMIRIPVYMMEKIQKVYRKEKELTQKRGRPARPEEIAKALGMPVAKVRELLEMDKKPISLYAPIDGEGISELINVIEDVDSIPPSKIISDEVTRKNIAELLGQLSAREAGILKMRFGLRDSNPRTLTEIGKKYGVTRERVRQIQETGLRKLKALLGDQKSGFYDF
- the ppdK gene encoding pyruvate, phosphate dikinase; translated protein: MRKYVFYFGSGKAEGNAQMKELLGGKGANLAEMTNLKIPVPAGFTITTEVCAYYDAHRRKYPSGVERQVDRALARVEKAMGARFGDSENPLLLSVRSGARASMPGMMDTVLNLGLNDDTVQGLARQTGNERFAYDCYRRFVQMFGDVVLGLKPQRKDDVDPFEEIIEKKKEHRKIRYDTELSLDDLKELVAEFRTAIKERTGSRFPEDPHAQLWAAIGAVFRSWENPRAIAYRQINKIPDHWGTAVNVQAMVFGNMGTDSGTGVAFTRDAATGEKRFYGEYLLNAQGEDVVAGIRTPKPIAQLKAELPRVYRELEGVYKKIERHYRDMQDLEFTIQKGTLWLLQTRSGKRTGFAAIRIAVDMVEEGLITREEALLRIDPMQLNQFLRPVFDMQEKKKAIAAGRLLARGLNAGPGAASGRVVFNAADAEEWAARGDKVILVRIETSPEDIRGMTAAEGVLTARGGMTSHAALVARQMGKVCVVGCGALEIDYKARQMRAGGVVVREGDAVSIDGSTGEVISGTAKTFPSEVLRVVLYRTMKPSESSDYRYYARVMSWADEIRRLGIRTNADLPEQVQNAIAFGAEGIGLCRTEHMFFEGDRIDAMREMILAEDEGGRRRALAQLLPMQKEDFKGIFRALKGRPATIRTLDPPLHEFLPHEDAGIRDLAGKMGISEERLRQKIAGLREANPMLGLRGCRLGIAYPEITEMQARAILEAACEVAREGIAVKPEIMIPLVGMVSELESQKAVVDRVARQVFDEQKKRVSYAVGTMIELPRAAITADKIAAVAEFFSYGTNDLTQTTFGMSRDDAGPFLVRYIAEKILPGDPFQSIDQDGVGYLMWLGVERGRRTRHDLKVGICGEHGGEPESVKFCHRIGLDYVSCSPFRVPIARLAAAQAVLEEMKGKRARGSARGAGKKRSK